From one Lycium ferocissimum isolate CSIRO_LF1 chromosome 7, AGI_CSIRO_Lferr_CH_V1, whole genome shotgun sequence genomic stretch:
- the LOC132063391 gene encoding DUF21 domain-containing protein At4g14240-like — protein sequence MQLLNALEIARMAMREQNNLSAEIAFGTVTWFVYAGISCFLVLFAGIMSGLTLGLMSLGLVELEILQRSGTPAEKKQAATIFPVVQKQHQLLVTLLLCNAASMEALPIYLDKIFNQYVAIILSVTFVLAFGEVIPQAICTRYGLAVGASLVWLVRILMVLCYPIAYPIGKILDCVLGHNEVLFRRAQLKALVSIHGQEAGKGGELTHDETTIISGALDLTEKTAEEAMTPIESTFSLDVNSKLDWEAMGKVLARGHSRVPVYSGNPKNIIGLLLVKSLLTVRPETETPVSSVSIRRIPRVPADMPLYDILNEFQKGSSHMAAVVKIKGKSKKYPLVIEEEKSQDKSDSVVVDIERTRLPAAVTSPASGDAVTNALTQSADDIEDGEVIGIITLEDVFEELLQEEIVDETDEYVDVHRRIRVAAAAAASVVARAPSIRRLTAQKAAGGQSKEGQSPKKSSEDLSTPRRMQGSLREPLLENKRQ from the exons ATGCAGCTGTTAAATGCATTGGAAATAGCTAGAATGGCTATGAGGGAACAAAATAATCTAAGTGCAGAAATAGCATTTGGGACAGTTACATGGTTTGTGTATGCAGGGATCTCATGTTTCTTGGTACTTTTTGCTGGAATTATGTCTGGTTTAACATTGGGTCTTATGTCTTTGGGTCTTGTTGAGCTTGAGATCCTACAACGTAGTGGCACCCCTGCTGAGAAAAAACAAGCAG CTACAATATTTCCTGTTGTTCAGAAGCAACACCAGCTTCTTGTGACCCTACTTCTATGCAATGCTGCTTCGATGGAG GCGCTACCTATATACCTGGACAAAATTTTCAACCAATATGTGGCCATTATACTATCAGTAACCTTTGTTTTGGCATTTGGAGAG GTTATTCCTCAAGCAATATGCACTAGATATGGACTTGCCGTAGGTGCAAGTCTTGTCTGGCTTGTTCGTATTTTGATGGTTCTATGCTACCCAATTGCTTACCCCATAGGAAAG attctggactgTGTATTGGGACACAATGAAGTACTATTCAGACGTGCTCAGCTGAAAGCCCTTGTTTCTATTCACGGCCAAGAG GCTGGCAAGGGAGGTGAACTTACACATGATGAGACAACAATCATTAGTGGAGCACTGGATTTGACTGAGAAG ACTGCTGAGGAGGCAATGACGCCCATTGAGTCAACATTTTCATTGGATGTCAATTCAAAGCTAGACTG GGAGGCAATGGGAAAAGTTCTTGCTAGAGGTCATAGCAGAGTTCCTGTGTACTCTGGCAATCCAAAGAATATTATCGGTCTTCTTCTG GTAAAAAGTCTTCTCACAGTGCGGCCGGAAACAGAGACGCCAGTTAGTTCTGTTTCAATTCGAAGAATTCCACG AGTTCCTGCTGATATGCCGTTGTATGACATACTAAATGAGTTCCAAAAGGGTAGCAGTCATATGGCTGCAGTGgtgaaaattaaaggaaaaagcaaaaaatatccCTTGGTCATTGAGGAAGAGAAATCTCAGGATAAGTCAGATAGCGTTGTCGTTGATATTGAGAGAACTAGATTACCAGCAGCAGTAACCTCACCGGCATCTGGTGATGCAGTGACGAATGCATTAACTCAGTCAGCAGATGACATTGAGGATGGTGAAGTAATAGGTATTATCACATTGGAAGATGTATTTGAAGAACTTTTACAG GAGGAAATAGTAGACGAGACCGATGAGTATGTTGATGTACATAGAAG GATACGCGTGGCTGCTGCAGCAGCTGCTTCAGTAGTGGCACGAGCTCCATCAATTCGTAGATTAACAGCCCAAAAGGCAGCT GGAGGCCAAAGTAAGGAAGGACAGAGCCCCAAAAAGTCCAGTGAGGACCTTTCTACCCCAAGAAGAATGCAAGGGAGTCTTAGGGAGCCTCTTCTTGAGAACAAGAGACAATAA